The Lactobacillus sp. CBA3605 genome contains a region encoding:
- a CDS encoding amino acid ABC transporter permease, which yields MAHSGIEVLTTGTNFVRLLGGLWTTLKIALIALIIGLLVGSLLGVLRTTNNRPLRWILRLYLEFFRIIPTVVLLFLFYYILPKQFNLNLPANQVATLVFALWVAAEMSDIVRGALESVPQQQREAGLAIGLTYWQLQRYVLIPRALPLCLPATVNLMTRVVKTTSLLMLISVMDIINIGQQIIEANNQTSPNGVFWIYGLIFLFYFLINYPLSLWAKSLTKRRLEANHV from the coding sequence ATGGCACATTCGGGCATTGAGGTTCTAACAACCGGAACTAATTTTGTCCGGTTACTAGGCGGATTGTGGACCACTCTTAAAATTGCGCTAATTGCTTTAATTATCGGCTTACTCGTGGGCAGCTTACTAGGCGTTTTGCGGACGACCAATAACCGACCACTCCGATGGATTTTACGGTTATATTTAGAATTTTTTCGAATTATCCCAACAGTCGTCTTGTTATTTTTATTCTATTATATTTTACCAAAACAATTTAATTTAAATCTCCCTGCAAACCAAGTGGCCACGTTAGTCTTCGCCCTCTGGGTCGCCGCTGAAATGAGTGACATTGTGCGGGGCGCTTTAGAATCTGTCCCGCAGCAACAACGTGAAGCAGGCCTTGCCATTGGTTTAACTTATTGGCAACTTCAACGTTATGTCCTAATACCGCGAGCTTTACCACTCTGCTTGCCGGCAACCGTTAACTTAATGACCCGCGTTGTCAAAACGACTTCTTTACTAATGCTAATCAGTGTCATGGACATTATTAACATCGGGCAGCAAATTATTGAAGCTAATAATCAAACCAGCCCCAACGGCGTCTTTTGGATCTACGGCTTGATTTTCCTATTTTACTTCTTGATTAATTATCCACTTTCACTTTGGGCCAAGTCCCTAACTAAACGCCGATTGGAGGCTAATCACGTATGA